DNA from Elgaria multicarinata webbii isolate HBS135686 ecotype San Diego chromosome 8, rElgMul1.1.pri, whole genome shotgun sequence:
CTTATCAGGCCATGAATTCTTTGATTTCTCCTCTGGATCATCCCATGCTGAAAGCATACTTCAGATCTTCAATGAATTTCGCGACAGTCGCCTGTTCACAGATGTAATTATCTGTGTAGAAGGTAGAGAATTTCCCTGTCATCGAGCTGTTCTCTCAGCCTGCAGTAGCTACTTCAGAGCTATGTTTTGTAACGACCATAGAGAAAGCCGGGAGATGTTGgtagaaatcaatggaatttttgCAGAAGCTATGGATTGTTTTTTACAATACGTGTATACAGGGAAAGTAAAAATCACAACAGAGAATGTGCAATACCTCTTTGAGACATCAAGTCTCTTTCAGATAAGTGTTTTGCGTGATGCTTGTGCTAAGTTCCTGGAAGAGCAGCTGGATCCTTGCAACTGCCTAGGAATCCAGCGTTTTGCTGATACTCATTCTCTGAAAACGCTTTTTACTAAATGCAGAAATTTTGCACTGCAGAATTTTGAGGTTGTGTCCCAACATGAAGAATTTCTTGAGCTTGGAAAAGATGAACTTATTGATTATATTTGCAGTGATGAACTGGTAATCAGTAAAGAGGAGATGGTTTTTGAAGCAGTCATGCGTTGGGTTTACCGGGCTGTTGACCTCAGGCGTTCAGTGCTCCAGGAGCTCCTCACACACGTGAGGTTGCCTTTGTTACACCCTAACTACTTTGTTCAGACAGTTGAAGTGGACCAGTTGATCCAAAACTCCCCTGACTGTTATCAGCTGCTGCATGAAGCAAGAAGATACCATGTACTGGGAAACGAAATGATGTCCCCAAGAACTAGGCCGCGGAGGTAAGAGAGCTTGGTTGATTATCTTTATGTTGCATTGCAAAATAAATTCTTCATGCCTAGGACTTTAAATCTGTTAAAAATCTTTTAGTCAGATGACTAGTTAATTGACTAAAAGTGCGATCTTACCTGCAGCGGAGGTTGatagctctgattttggtggggctgtgaatccattccaggttttgaTCAGAACTAGTtggaactataaaggagctatacaagatgctgaacctattttgggtctaaggttcagcaccatgtatagctcctttaaaattctggccaaaacccagaatggattcacagccccactgaaattggagaaTCCAGCCCCCAAACCTGatagtcccattaaactcaatgaagcttacttttgagtagacatatataggatggcACCTTTAATTGATTCTGTGCTCTGTATTACCTCTATAAAGGTATGGTCTGCTTTTTTGCTTTCATAGAAATCTGTATGTTGACAAAGTAAAAACAATATGAGGCAGAATAAGTAACTTTGGAGTGGAGAGTAATAAACATATAAGGTACAGTCCAAAGAAGGTATAGTTCAATtaagtcttattgatttcaattaTTTCAGTCTTTAGTCTTGAAAGAGCCACAggagtctgttgcaacaaaacaacaaacatggCTCGCTTCCTGTAAACAGGACTTATTAGGAAAGTTAGCatgtttaataataattattaataatatatttatttcttacttgcctctccctctggatggaggTGGAGAAcgacatagaatacaaaaatattataaaatacataaaactgattaaaacatataaaagtaatatattattaaaata
Protein-coding regions in this window:
- the KLHL24 gene encoding kelch-like protein 24 isoform X2, with translation MVLILGRRLNRGDSRAQESPVTKRKVFEMDPKSLSGHEFFDFSSGSSHAESILQIFNEFRDSRLFTDVIICVEGREFPCHRAVLSACSSYFRAMFCNDHRESREMLVEINGIFAEAMDCFLQYVYTGKVKITTENVQYLFETSSLFQISVLRDACAKFLEEQLDPCNCLGIQRFADTHSLKTLFTKCRNFALQNFEVVSQHEEFLELGKDELIDYICSDELVISKEEMVFEAVMRWVYRAVDLRRSVLQELLTHVRLPLLHPNYFVQTVEVDQLIQNSPDCYQLLHEARRYHVLGNEMMSPRTRPRRSTGYSEVIVVVGGCERVGGFNLPYTECYDPVTGEWKSLAKLPEFTKSEYAVCALRNDILVSGGRINSRDVWIYNSQLNIWIRVASLNKGRWRHKMAVLLGKVYVVGGYDGQSRLSSVECYDSFSNRWTEVASLKEAVSSPAVTSCAGKLFVIGGGPDDNTCSDKVGFSHMILILILGCSAQQYPLQRDV